A window of Euwallacea similis isolate ESF13 chromosome 10, ESF131.1, whole genome shotgun sequence contains these coding sequences:
- the Larp4B gene encoding uncharacterized protein Larp4B isoform X4, with amino-acid sequence MHGYVYMNGDIGKLNSGAAYSNAVPDTSGPPMGVPGSSLPHHHHPHDYNLTPTAGPSAASIPVVNGISEAPDGSMLGQSEAGGPLGAHQQPHLTLPLPQLKQMLSQQLEYYFSRENLANDTYLLSQMDNDQYVPIWTVANFNQVKKLTKDIKLITEVLRESPNVQVDEEGVKVRPNHKRCIVILREIPDSTPLEEVKNLFSGDNCPKVISCEFAHNSSWYVTFESDEDAQKAYRFLREEVREFQGRPIMARIKAKPMCRPGPAIVSAPPKNGYRLTPPPQAVFDPATFSPGQQGFVYANGAPGQPPVPPPGGAPPYNQLIYNPYQQQYQNAAYMPAWPPSATGFFDISSVFQMNGLAPQQFKPNYRSVQGRSRNKRPNPGGQAPPGSSGGSSSSDQQGPSHSSHSSRVSMPPPHQAGSPGVGHQFQNNSHHHHHSHHHQGGYSSVAPNKTSSKMAGSEGAARAPLEPPEYAGPHPGGHYINAGMSPMDPMFVPVPPVMHHDNGAVEMYRFAAPAPFVLKEAVPPRHRRKKRDDENNVVTAANGPTNGSTVAAANGQGTAQPQAAITGPPQGGSGKSQFDLVEEAFPPLPGFETSNGAPPAKYTQHTSNGHAAASSGPTYSNPTSHHFPPAGNQSKTSEGSTQTVEVTPPAVAWGENRLADVVKGVAKTKSKSEGGAKEEEIASPRSGTPPKSAGEEAGSVVELSSVAMTPPNSPHAKTASGTAPSSSLPAKCTMSDKSTKTDDVFLNGCEREVVPTTTNAATMTTVATTETITQKSTGTATTTSAGYGRQESKGGGGGPQPVPVSSPPPVELLGHPPRMSYAQAAQHHKEGQSKGAKHVPIVTQAPVVQATSEAPAQKAGPSAPGHVSRASQASVSQQAERDNSVRDSKDIGYKGDSSRAGPRSGAPNGRQGAHERPGRRKPEVRQSQLRDFVAAAAAPRSPK; translated from the exons ATGCATG gCTACGTGTACATGAATGGGGACATTGGCAAACTCAATTCGGGGGCGGCGTACTCAAACGCCGTCCCTGACACATCGGGACCTCCCATGGGGGTCCCTGGGTCATCTCTGCCCCATCATCATCATCCTCACGACTATAACTTAACCCCTACTGCCGGGCCGTCTGCG GCGTCCATTCCCGTGGTTAACGGGATCAGTGAAGCCCCAGACGGCTCAATGTTAGGTCAATCAGAAGCTGGAGGCCCCCTAGGTGCCCACCAGCAGCCACACCTCACTTTACCCTTGCCACAATTAAAACAGATGCTGTCCCAGCAATTGGAGTATTATTTTTCTCG GGAGAATTTAGCAAATGATACATATTTGCTGTCCCAAATGGACAACGACCAATACGTGCCCATATGGACAGTGGCGAATTTCAATCAGGTCAAAAAGCTGACTAAGGACATCAAGCTGATCACCGAAGTGCTACGAGAGTCTCCCAACGTGCAGGTTGATGAGGAGGGCGTGAAGGTGCGACCCAATCACAAAAGGTGCATCGTCATCTTGCGCGAAATCCCCGACAGCACTCCACTGGAGGAAgtgaaaaacttgttttctgGGGACAACTGTCCCAAAGTGATTTCTTGCGAATTTGCTCACAATAGTTCCTGGTACGTTACTTTCGAGTCCGACGAGGACGCTCAGAAGGCCTATAGATTTCTCAGAGAGGAAGTTAGGGAGTTTCAG GGTCGGCCTATAATGGCGCGCATCAAAGCCAAGCCGATGTGCAGACCCGGACCAGCCATAGTGTCGGCCCCCCCTAAAAACGGGTACCGGCTGACGCCGCCGCCCCAGGCCGTTTTTGACCCCGCCACATTTTCCCCTGGGCAGCAGGGCTTTGTATATGCTAACGGAGCCCCCGGACAGCCGCCAGTGCCCCCTCCAGGAGGCGCGCCACCTTACAATCAGCTTATTTAC AATCCCTACCAGCAACAGTACCAGAACGCCGCCTACATGCCAGCCTGGCCACCATCGGCCACAGGCTTTTTCGACATTAGTAGCGTGTTCCAAATGAACGGACTTGCACCGCAGCAGTTCAAGCCGAACTACCGGAGTGTGCAGGGGCGGTCCCGGAATAAGCGGCCAAACCCCGGAGGCCAGGCACCGCCGGGCAGCAGTGGCGGCAGCAGTAGCAGCGATCAACAGGGCCCCTCACATAGCAGCCATTCCTCGCGGGTGTCCATGCCGCCGCCCCACCAAGCTGGATCACCAGGCGTAGGCCACCAGTTTCAGAACAATTCGCACCACCACCACCACTCGCACCACCATCAGGGGGGCTACTCCAGCGTCGCTCCCAACAAGACGTCTTCCAAGATGGCGGGCAGTGAGGGAGCGGCCAGGGCACCTCTTGAGCCCCCCGAGTACGCGGGACCCCACCCGGGCGGGCATTACATCAATGCCGGGATGTCACCCATGG atCCAATGTTCGTCCCAGTGCCGCCGGTGATGCATCACGACAATGGAGCCGTCGAAATGTACAGGTTCGCAGCTCCTGCCCCGTTCGTGCTCAAGGAGGCGGTACCACCAAGACATCGCAGGAAAAAGCGTGACGATGAAAACAACGTCGTAACTGCCGCTAACGGCCCCACAAATGGAAGCACAGTGGCGGCCGCTAACGGTCAGGGAACGGCCCAACCCCAAGCGGCAATCACTGGGCCACCGCAAGGCGGTAGCGGCAAGTCGCAGTTTGATTTGGTCGAAGAGGCTTTTCCTCCTTTGCCTG GGTTCGAAACAAGCAACGGTGCCCCACCCGCCAAATATACTCAGCACACGAGCAATGGCCACGCGGCTGCCTCTTCCGGCCCCACTTACAGCAATCCCACCTCGCACCACTTCCCCCCTGCTGGGAACCAATCGAAAACGTCTGAAGGATCCACTCAAACAGTGGAAGTTACGCCTCCAGCCGTAGCCTGGGGCGAGAACCGATTGGCCGACGTTGTCAAGGGCGTTGCCAAGACGAAAAGCAAGTCGGAGGGCGGAGCGAAAGAGGAGGAAATCGCATCTCCCAGGAGTGGAACGCCGCCTAAATCTGCGGGAGAGGAAGCCGGCTCGGTCGTGGAGCTTAGCAGTGTGGCGATGACGCCCCCGAATTCGCCGCACGCTAAAACCGCGTCCGGAACGGCGCCCTCTTCAAGTTTGCCGGCAAAGTGTACCATGTCGGACAAATCGACAAAGACAGATGATGTGTTTTTGAACGGGTGCGAGAGAGAGGTGGTGCCGACGACCACCAACGCGGCCACCATGACGACGGTGGCGACAACGGAGACCATCACTCAAAAGTCGACGGGCACCGCGACGACCACCAGCGCCGGATACGGCAGGCAGGAGTCAAAGGGAGGGGGGGGAGGGCCCCAGCCTGTGCCTGTCTCGTCGCCGCCTCCCGTT GAGCTGCTGGGCCACCCCCCACGCATGAGTTACGCCCAGGCTGCACAGCACCACAAGGAGGGCCAATCGAAGGGAGCTAAACACGTGCCCATTGTCACTCAAGCTCCAGTTGTTCAGGCGACGTCAGAAGCCCCCGCCCAGAAGGCGGGCCCCTCTGCACCCGGCCACGTCTCCAGGGCGTCCCAGGCCTCCGTTTCGCAGCAGGCCGAACGTGATAATAGTGTTAGGGATAGCAaag ATATAGGCTACAAAGGTGACAGTTCGAGGGCGGGACCGAGATCCGGAGCGCCCAACGGTCGCCAGGGAGCGCATGAGCGTCCCGGTCGTCGAAAACCGGAAGTGCGACAGTCACAACTACGCGATTTTGTCGCCGCCGCGGCCGCCCCTCGGTCGCCGAAATAG